Proteins from one Rosa chinensis cultivar Old Blush chromosome 7, RchiOBHm-V2, whole genome shotgun sequence genomic window:
- the LOC112179908 gene encoding synaptonemal complex protein 1 isoform X3, with amino-acid sequence MTQPLSLMVCGRRRSSSDLSRRDEIEDNNPSISQLVSALRDAFQEAEFDRIEAALVAREADLKRRNEILKEKVELGLLDRLKLAQDLEALKESRPPEKVKEEDKEVISQLRRKNNRLEMEKSRLDREYEALESRILGLEDDTTKLVNEMLLGSGRNEGTIMRDNGGVLNLENVFECLIENQANGNLQISAGEAKLDRVIEKQREEYATLEKRHKFEMEKMLKVENEFAALKRKHQLQLEEKDKVENELKACRVEIEGLKVENEVKKLKEVLKAVEENHKSEYKALEQKHQSHLLEVENELKRCKAELQGLKEEQSTSDEKYQQLLEEVNKHRKEEDEVVNFDPQRQSKEVESEPNVVLEDEISRLDKFRNAKHLGSKNMDKRSKNSGMPDGSRKQKCIVTPNHVINVENDFCGSVPASTSPRGNSVRNSGTSKSSNADTILLSDSDDDCAPAKQKNFGLKRKRASSPNASNNNNGGHNFKRESFPTSENKQSWMLGRCDSLVGGYGIQNNPPNRDQETLRPSEEKVGEQKPPAKVNGESDSSSASMFSSDDSEDDDDINLDSMMLFTTNRS; translated from the exons ATGACTCAACCACTCTCTCTCATGGTTTGTGGAAGACGACGATCCTCCTCGGATCTCAGTCGCCGCGATGAAATAGAGGACAACAATCCAAGCATATCGCAGCTGGTCTCGGCGCTGCGGGACGCGTTTCAGGAGGCCGAGTTCGACAGAATCGAAGCGGCCTTAGTCGCCAGAGAGGCCGACCTGAAGCGGCGGAACGAGATTCTGAAGGAGAAGGTCGAGTTGGGCCTGCTGGACCGGCTCAAACTGGCCCAAGATCTCGAGGCTCTGAAGGAGAGTAGGCCGCCGGAGAAGGTGAAGGAGGAGGACAAAGAGGTAATTTCGCAGCTGCGGAGGAAGAACAATCGATTAGAGATGGAAAAATCGAGGCTTGATCGTGAGTATGAGGCGCTGGAGAGCCGAATTTTGGGTTTAGAGGATGATACTACGAAATTGGTGAATGAAATGCTTCTGGGTTCAGGTAGAAATGAAGGAACGATTATGAGAGACAATGGCGGTGTTTTAAATTTGGAGAATGTGTTTGAGTGTTTGATTGAGAATCAGGCAAACGGAAATCTGCAAATTTCAG CAGGGGAAGCAAAGCTAGACCGAGTGATTGAGAAACAGAGGGAGGAGTATGCAACACTTGAGAAAAGGCATAAGTTTGAGATGGAGAAAATGCTAAAAGTTGAGAATGAGTTTGCAGCCCTCAAGAGAAAACACCAGCTTCAGCTGGAGGAAAAAGACAAGGTTGAGAATGAGCTGAAGGCTTGCCGGGTAGAGATTGAGGGGCTCAAAGTTGAGAATGAGgtgaagaagttgaaggaaGTGCTAAAGGCAGTCGAGGAAAATCATAAGAGCGAGTATAAAGCACTCGAGCAAAAGCACCAATCTCACCTTCTGGAAGTTGAGAATGAGTTAAAGCGCTGCAAAGCCGAGCTTCAGGGATTAAAGGAGGAGCAAAGTACCTCAGATGAGAAGTATCAGCAGCTTCTGGAGGAGGTGAATAAGCACAGGAAAGAGGAGGATGAAGTGGTCAATTTCGATCCCCAAAGGCAGAGCAAGGAGGTGGAGAGTGAGCCTAATGTGGTATTGGAGGACGAAATCTCTCGGTTAGATAAGTTTAGGAATGCAAAGCATCTTGGTTCAAAAAACATGGATAAGAGAAGCAAAAATAGTGGAATGCCAGATGGTAGTAGAAAACAGAAGTGTATTGTAACCCCTAACCATGTCATAAATGTAGAGAATGATTTTTGTGGTTCTGTGCCAGCGAGTACTTCCCCTCGAGGAAACAGTGTTCGAAATTCAG GTACTTCTAAATCTTCAAATGCAGACACCATTCTGCTTAGCGATAGCGATGATGATTGTGCTCctgcaaaacagaaaaattttggGCTCAAAAGAAAACGAGCTTCATCTCCAAATGCTAGTAACAATAACAATGGTGGTCACAATTTCAAACGAGAGAGTTTCCCGACCTCTGAGAATAAGCAAAGCTGGATGCTGGGCCGTTGTGACTCTCTAGTTGGTGGCTATGGAATACAAAATAACCCACCGAATCGTGACCAAGAGACCTTAAGACCATCTGAAGAAAAAGTAGGGGAACAGAAACCTCCTGCAAAGGTGAATGGCGAGTCTGATTCCAGTTCTGCATCTATGTTCAGTTCTGATGATTCGGAGGATGACGATGACATCAATCTTGACTCAATGATGCTGTTCACAACAAACAGATCATGA
- the LOC112179908 gene encoding synaptonemal complex protein 1 isoform X1, whose protein sequence is MTQPLSLMVCGRRRSSSDLSRRDEIEDNNPSISQLVSALRDAFQEAEFDRIEAALVAREADLKRRNEILKEKVELGLLDRLKLAQDLEALKESRPPEKVKEEDKEVISQLRRKNNRLEMEKSRLDREYEALESRILGLEDDTTKLVNEMLLGSGRNEGTIMRDNGGVLNLENVFECLIENQANGNLQISAGEAKLDRVIEKQREEYATLEKRHKFEMEKMLKVENEFAALKRKHQLQLEEKDKVENELKACRVEIEGLKVENEVKKLKEVLKAVEENHKSEYKALEQKHQSHLLEVENELKRCKAELQGLKEEQSTSDEKYQQLLEEVNKHRKEEDEVVNFDPQRQSKEVESEPNVVLEDEISRLDKFRNAKHLGSKNMDKRSKNSGMPDGSRKQKCIVTPNHVINVENDFCGSVPASTSPRGNSVRNSGREGGREVFTAYITTGTSKSSNADTILLSDSDDDCAPAKQKNFGLKRKRASSPNASNNNNGGHNFKRESFPTSENKQSWMLGRCDSLVGGYGIQNNPPNRDQETLRPSEEKVGEQKPPAKVNGESDSSSASMFSSDDSEDDDDINLDSMMLFTTNRS, encoded by the exons ATGACTCAACCACTCTCTCTCATGGTTTGTGGAAGACGACGATCCTCCTCGGATCTCAGTCGCCGCGATGAAATAGAGGACAACAATCCAAGCATATCGCAGCTGGTCTCGGCGCTGCGGGACGCGTTTCAGGAGGCCGAGTTCGACAGAATCGAAGCGGCCTTAGTCGCCAGAGAGGCCGACCTGAAGCGGCGGAACGAGATTCTGAAGGAGAAGGTCGAGTTGGGCCTGCTGGACCGGCTCAAACTGGCCCAAGATCTCGAGGCTCTGAAGGAGAGTAGGCCGCCGGAGAAGGTGAAGGAGGAGGACAAAGAGGTAATTTCGCAGCTGCGGAGGAAGAACAATCGATTAGAGATGGAAAAATCGAGGCTTGATCGTGAGTATGAGGCGCTGGAGAGCCGAATTTTGGGTTTAGAGGATGATACTACGAAATTGGTGAATGAAATGCTTCTGGGTTCAGGTAGAAATGAAGGAACGATTATGAGAGACAATGGCGGTGTTTTAAATTTGGAGAATGTGTTTGAGTGTTTGATTGAGAATCAGGCAAACGGAAATCTGCAAATTTCAG CAGGGGAAGCAAAGCTAGACCGAGTGATTGAGAAACAGAGGGAGGAGTATGCAACACTTGAGAAAAGGCATAAGTTTGAGATGGAGAAAATGCTAAAAGTTGAGAATGAGTTTGCAGCCCTCAAGAGAAAACACCAGCTTCAGCTGGAGGAAAAAGACAAGGTTGAGAATGAGCTGAAGGCTTGCCGGGTAGAGATTGAGGGGCTCAAAGTTGAGAATGAGgtgaagaagttgaaggaaGTGCTAAAGGCAGTCGAGGAAAATCATAAGAGCGAGTATAAAGCACTCGAGCAAAAGCACCAATCTCACCTTCTGGAAGTTGAGAATGAGTTAAAGCGCTGCAAAGCCGAGCTTCAGGGATTAAAGGAGGAGCAAAGTACCTCAGATGAGAAGTATCAGCAGCTTCTGGAGGAGGTGAATAAGCACAGGAAAGAGGAGGATGAAGTGGTCAATTTCGATCCCCAAAGGCAGAGCAAGGAGGTGGAGAGTGAGCCTAATGTGGTATTGGAGGACGAAATCTCTCGGTTAGATAAGTTTAGGAATGCAAAGCATCTTGGTTCAAAAAACATGGATAAGAGAAGCAAAAATAGTGGAATGCCAGATGGTAGTAGAAAACAGAAGTGTATTGTAACCCCTAACCATGTCATAAATGTAGAGAATGATTTTTGTGGTTCTGTGCCAGCGAGTACTTCCCCTCGAGGAAACAGTGTTCGAAATTCAG GGAGGGAAGGAGGGAGGGAGGTCTTTACAGCTTATATCACAACAG GTACTTCTAAATCTTCAAATGCAGACACCATTCTGCTTAGCGATAGCGATGATGATTGTGCTCctgcaaaacagaaaaattttggGCTCAAAAGAAAACGAGCTTCATCTCCAAATGCTAGTAACAATAACAATGGTGGTCACAATTTCAAACGAGAGAGTTTCCCGACCTCTGAGAATAAGCAAAGCTGGATGCTGGGCCGTTGTGACTCTCTAGTTGGTGGCTATGGAATACAAAATAACCCACCGAATCGTGACCAAGAGACCTTAAGACCATCTGAAGAAAAAGTAGGGGAACAGAAACCTCCTGCAAAGGTGAATGGCGAGTCTGATTCCAGTTCTGCATCTATGTTCAGTTCTGATGATTCGGAGGATGACGATGACATCAATCTTGACTCAATGATGCTGTTCACAACAAACAGATCATGA
- the LOC112179908 gene encoding synaptonemal complex protein 1 isoform X2: MTQPLSLMVCGRRRSSSDLSRRDEIEDNNPSISQLVSALRDAFQEAEFDRIEAALVAREADLKRRNEILKEKVELGLLDRLKLAQDLEALKESRPPEKVKEEDKEVISQLRRKNNRLEMEKSRLDREYEALESRILGLEDDTTKLVNEMLLGSGRNEGTIMRDNGGVLNLENVFECLIENQANGNLQISGEAKLDRVIEKQREEYATLEKRHKFEMEKMLKVENEFAALKRKHQLQLEEKDKVENELKACRVEIEGLKVENEVKKLKEVLKAVEENHKSEYKALEQKHQSHLLEVENELKRCKAELQGLKEEQSTSDEKYQQLLEEVNKHRKEEDEVVNFDPQRQSKEVESEPNVVLEDEISRLDKFRNAKHLGSKNMDKRSKNSGMPDGSRKQKCIVTPNHVINVENDFCGSVPASTSPRGNSVRNSGREGGREVFTAYITTGTSKSSNADTILLSDSDDDCAPAKQKNFGLKRKRASSPNASNNNNGGHNFKRESFPTSENKQSWMLGRCDSLVGGYGIQNNPPNRDQETLRPSEEKVGEQKPPAKVNGESDSSSASMFSSDDSEDDDDINLDSMMLFTTNRS; the protein is encoded by the exons ATGACTCAACCACTCTCTCTCATGGTTTGTGGAAGACGACGATCCTCCTCGGATCTCAGTCGCCGCGATGAAATAGAGGACAACAATCCAAGCATATCGCAGCTGGTCTCGGCGCTGCGGGACGCGTTTCAGGAGGCCGAGTTCGACAGAATCGAAGCGGCCTTAGTCGCCAGAGAGGCCGACCTGAAGCGGCGGAACGAGATTCTGAAGGAGAAGGTCGAGTTGGGCCTGCTGGACCGGCTCAAACTGGCCCAAGATCTCGAGGCTCTGAAGGAGAGTAGGCCGCCGGAGAAGGTGAAGGAGGAGGACAAAGAGGTAATTTCGCAGCTGCGGAGGAAGAACAATCGATTAGAGATGGAAAAATCGAGGCTTGATCGTGAGTATGAGGCGCTGGAGAGCCGAATTTTGGGTTTAGAGGATGATACTACGAAATTGGTGAATGAAATGCTTCTGGGTTCAGGTAGAAATGAAGGAACGATTATGAGAGACAATGGCGGTGTTTTAAATTTGGAGAATGTGTTTGAGTGTTTGATTGAGAATCAGGCAAACGGAAATCTGCAAATTTCAG GGGAAGCAAAGCTAGACCGAGTGATTGAGAAACAGAGGGAGGAGTATGCAACACTTGAGAAAAGGCATAAGTTTGAGATGGAGAAAATGCTAAAAGTTGAGAATGAGTTTGCAGCCCTCAAGAGAAAACACCAGCTTCAGCTGGAGGAAAAAGACAAGGTTGAGAATGAGCTGAAGGCTTGCCGGGTAGAGATTGAGGGGCTCAAAGTTGAGAATGAGgtgaagaagttgaaggaaGTGCTAAAGGCAGTCGAGGAAAATCATAAGAGCGAGTATAAAGCACTCGAGCAAAAGCACCAATCTCACCTTCTGGAAGTTGAGAATGAGTTAAAGCGCTGCAAAGCCGAGCTTCAGGGATTAAAGGAGGAGCAAAGTACCTCAGATGAGAAGTATCAGCAGCTTCTGGAGGAGGTGAATAAGCACAGGAAAGAGGAGGATGAAGTGGTCAATTTCGATCCCCAAAGGCAGAGCAAGGAGGTGGAGAGTGAGCCTAATGTGGTATTGGAGGACGAAATCTCTCGGTTAGATAAGTTTAGGAATGCAAAGCATCTTGGTTCAAAAAACATGGATAAGAGAAGCAAAAATAGTGGAATGCCAGATGGTAGTAGAAAACAGAAGTGTATTGTAACCCCTAACCATGTCATAAATGTAGAGAATGATTTTTGTGGTTCTGTGCCAGCGAGTACTTCCCCTCGAGGAAACAGTGTTCGAAATTCAG GGAGGGAAGGAGGGAGGGAGGTCTTTACAGCTTATATCACAACAG GTACTTCTAAATCTTCAAATGCAGACACCATTCTGCTTAGCGATAGCGATGATGATTGTGCTCctgcaaaacagaaaaattttggGCTCAAAAGAAAACGAGCTTCATCTCCAAATGCTAGTAACAATAACAATGGTGGTCACAATTTCAAACGAGAGAGTTTCCCGACCTCTGAGAATAAGCAAAGCTGGATGCTGGGCCGTTGTGACTCTCTAGTTGGTGGCTATGGAATACAAAATAACCCACCGAATCGTGACCAAGAGACCTTAAGACCATCTGAAGAAAAAGTAGGGGAACAGAAACCTCCTGCAAAGGTGAATGGCGAGTCTGATTCCAGTTCTGCATCTATGTTCAGTTCTGATGATTCGGAGGATGACGATGACATCAATCTTGACTCAATGATGCTGTTCACAACAAACAGATCATGA